The following coding sequences lie in one Paramisgurnus dabryanus chromosome 16, PD_genome_1.1, whole genome shotgun sequence genomic window:
- the afap1l1a gene encoding actin filament-associated protein 1-like 1 isoform X4 yields MEINTKQMELLVTELNVLLKLLDQETLSSATEEKKMAVRKLLRRLQPTVTGKDYLYVNASVYRNGTSFVESLFEKFDCDLGELKVEMEDHKKEPETNITDHTPSKPGMADSPPPLPNTPPPEEDYEEAEPLSPGKMPEYITSRSESRCCSSSPPNSIEDGYYEEAENNYPTTQVNGRRKNSYNDSDALSSSYESYDEEEEEKGQRLTHQWPSEENSMAPVRDCHICAFLLRKKRFGQWAKQLTVIRENRLQCYKSSKDQSPYTDIPLSLCNVIYVPKDGRRKKHELRFSLPGGDALVLAVQSKEQAEKWLQVVRDVTGQGNGLDSPSPVIPRKIELEKWPSAEKQTSDSDSMPSGESARDSRENGKPKRGALSELTGTVSRAAGRKITRIISFSKRKPPLPGDSRASLDQDPRCGYVGVLLNQCWKEHWCRVRAGSLYLYHEKGEQRVPHSTVALKGCDVVPGLGPKHPFALRILRGGAELAALEASCSEDMGRWLGVLLAETGSSADPESLHYDYVDVETIANIRTAARHSFLWVTSTDSRTYDEVPFEATEQENKRLRGGTQIKRRSFSSSDTGKPSPQITLKRHGSNANQYGRYGKTRAQEDARHYLKEKEDLESEIDGIRTALISLRQKKREAKEKLKGATDKQKLALEEYVAQLEERCRVKEGERVDLELKLTQVKENLKKSLSGGALGSPAESKPTSKTQKTEYIESFHPVNCASEMRKRPPSIYASTKGNVMQKAKEWESKKRT; encoded by the exons AGATGGAGCTGCTGGTGACAGAGTTGAATGTGCTGTTAAAGCTGTTGGACCAAGAGACCCTGAGCTCTGCAACAGAAGAAAAGAAAATGGCTGTAAGGAAACTGCTAAGACGATTACAGCCCACAG TCACTGGAAAAGACTACCTGTACGTGAACGCGTCAGTGTACAGAAATGGGACAAGCTTTGTTGAGTCTCTTTTTGAGAAGTTTG ATTGCGACCTCGGGGAACTGAAAGTTGAAATGGAGGATCACAAAAAAGAGCCAGAGACAAACATCACAGACCACACTCCCTCTAAGCCG GGCATGGCAGATTCTCCTCCCCCTTTGCCCAACACACCCCCTCCAGAGGAAGACTATGAAGAGGCCGAGCCACTCAGCCCTGGCAAGATGCCAGAATATATCACCAGCCGCAGTGAGTCTCGATGCT GTAGCTCCAGCCCTCCGAACTCTATCGAAGATGGGTATTACGAAGAAGCAGAGAATAATTACCCAACCACCCAAGTGAACGGGCGACGCAAAAACTCCT ATAATGACTCAGATGCTTTAAGCAGTTCTTATGAGTCATATgatgaagaggaggaggagaaaGGCCAGCGTTTGACACACCAGTGGCCCTCAGAGGAAAACTCAATGGCCCCCGTCAGAGACTGCCATATTTGTGCCTTCCTTCTGCGTAAGAAACGTTTCGGCCAGTGGGCCAAACAGCTCACTGTCATCCGTGAAAACAGACTACAG TGCTATAAAAGCTCCAAAGACCAGTCGCCTTACACAGACATACCACTCAGCCTGTGCAATGTCATCTACGTACCCAAAGACGGGCGGAGAAAGAAGCACGAATTGCGATTCTCTCTGCCCGGAGGAGATGCTTTGGTGCTGGCTGTGCAGAGCAAGGAGCAGGCCGAGAAATGGCTCCAA GTGGTGCGTGACGTTACAGGTCAGGGGAATGGGTTGGACAGCCCATCTCCAGTGATTCCTAGGAAGATTGAACTGGAAAAG TGGCCGTCTGCAGAGAAGCAAACCTCTGATTCTGACAGCATGCCAAGTGGAGAGAGCGCACGTGACAGCCGGGAAAATG GTAAACCCAAGCGAGGTGCGCTGTCAGAGCTCACAGGCACGGTGAGCCGAGCAGCAGGAAGGAAAATTACAAGAATTATTAGTTTTTCCAAAAGAAAGCCCCCTTTGCCAGGAGACAGTCGCGCCTCACTTGATCAGGACCCTCGATGCG GTTATGTGGGTGTGTTGTTAAATCAGTGCTGGAAGGAACACTGGTGTCGTGTGCGGGCCGGATCTCTTTACCTTTACCACGAGAAAGGAGAACAGCGAGTCCCCCACAGCACTGTGGCTCTGAAGGGCTGTGACGTTGTTCCAGGCCTTGGGCCCAAACACCCCTTTGCCCTCAGAATACTGAGAGGAGGTGCAGAACTAGCAGCTTTAGAG GCCAGCTGCTCTGAGGATATGGGCCGCTGGCTGGGAGTTCTTTTGGCAGAGACCGGTTCCTCAGCCGACCCCGAATCCTTACATTATGACTATGTAGACGTGGAAACTATTGCCAACATCCGCACAGCTGCCCGTCACTCTTTTCT ATGGGTGACCTCAACCGATTCAAGAACGTATGATGAGGTTCCTTTCGAAGCCACAGAG CAGGAAAATAAGAGGCTAAGAGGAGGAACCCAAATAAAACGTCGCTCTTTCTCCAGCAGTGACACAGGAAAACCCAGTCCACAAATCACCCTAAAACGCCACGGCTCCA ACGCAAATCAGTACGGGAGGTATGGGAAAACCCGGGCGCAGGAGGACGCACGGCACTACTTGAAAGAGAAAGAGGACCTGGAAAGCGAAATAGATGGTATCAGAACTGCTCTGATCTCATTGCGGCAGAAGAAACGAGAGGCCAAAGAAAAACTTAAGGGTGCAACCG ATAAGCAGAAACTGGCCTTAGAGGAGTATGTAGCTCAGCTGGAGGAACGCTGCAGAGTTAAAGAGGGTGAGCGTGTTGATCTTGAGCTCAAGCTCACTCAGGTGAAGGAGAACCTGAAAAAATCTCTGTCTGGTGGAGCATTGGGGTCACCTGCAGAGTCGAAACCTACAAGCAAG ACTCAAAAGACTGAGTATATCGAGTCATTTCATCCCGTCAACTGTGCCTCTGAAATGCGCAAGCGCCCTCCCTCCATCTATGCATCCACCAAGGGAAACGTTATGCAGAAAGCCAAG GAATGGGAGTCAAAAAAGAGGACATAG